One Amaranthus tricolor cultivar Red isolate AtriRed21 chromosome 1, ASM2621246v1, whole genome shotgun sequence DNA window includes the following coding sequences:
- the LOC130820312 gene encoding uncharacterized protein LOC130820312 yields MAPPSGRAVSHVWSYFTKEPTENPDIFLCTCQICESQGVKPLVSYSFTRGGGTGSFNKHLAKKHGITKETHAASGSGTTSGSRQTQWDIPSTDMMEKWQAYFTDFPYIYGIATILDPRFKTEVLTKVIGFYY; encoded by the exons atggcacctcctagtggtagagctgtttcacatgtgtggtcgtatttcacaaaagaaccaaccgagaatccagatattttcttatgcacttgtcaaatttgtgaaagtcaaggagtaaagcccttagtttcatacagtttcaccagag gtggtggtacgggatcttttaacaaacatttggcaaagaagcatggaatcacaaaagaaactcatgcagcaagcgggagcgggaccacaagtggaagccgacagacacaatgggacattcccagcacag atatgatggaaaaatggcaagcatattttaccgattttccttatatttatggaatcgcaaccattttggacccacgttttaaaactgaggtccttactaaagtaataggattttattactaa